The Setaria viridis chromosome 2, Setaria_viridis_v4.0, whole genome shotgun sequence DNA window TATTGCCTGGAAAGATAGATCATGCAGGAAAAAGACTTATTTTTATTTCTATGTATTGGTCTGCAACTCTGCATTATGCGCTCACTGTTTCCATTACTGAACCACATAAGCAATGGCAGATTGGAGAAGTAGCGCCTAGCCATGGCACTTGTGTTGATCTGCTGTCCCATCATGCTTGTGGGGGAAGGGATTGGctatttcatcttgcttactgGGATAAATGAAATAACGTTGCTCACCCCCTACAACCACAGGTTCCACCACCACCCAGGTGGAAGAGCAGCAATACTGACATGGAAGATTCACCTCCTAGGAGAAGATCCAAGGACAGGGCCAGTGATAGTGCCTACAGAAGGCAAAGAAGCTCTACCGACGATGATGAAACCCCTCGCAGGAGGAAAAGCGGCCACAACGTGCGAGAAGAATCACAAAGCCGAAGGAGTGCAAGGTCATCTGTTGCTAGGGAGGACAGCAGCTACAGCAGTCAGAGGAAGCCCACCGGACATGACGATGGTCATCGTAAGCGGAGACGAAGCCGAGAACCGGGTGAAGTATCTCCATCAGATGAGGATGGTAGCTGCAAAAGAGAGAGAACTTCAACCGAATCGGGTCGCAGCCCAGATCGGTATATGCATCACCACCGGCATCACACGGAGGATGCATACGAGAGCAGACACTCTGAGCACAGAGACCGCAGGCGCCATGGTGACCGGCATCACTCCAAGAGAAGCGACAGCCGAGATGGCAGCCACTAAATCTCCAGTTGCATTAGACTATATCAATGTTTCATGATGTAAAATTTGATCTCATAGTTGTCTATGTACTCCTTGATCTTGTAAGGTTGCTGTCTTTGCCTTAGAGAAGCGAGAAGATATGAGCACGAGTAGACGGGCCGAACGAGCAATGGCCCACGGCCCAGTGCAAGATTGGGTCATACGGCTATGTGTGCCCGGAGCAAACGCCTCGTAGGAGCGTCTGCTTGTAAACTGCGAGAGGCCGTTGACTCGTCAGTCACTACCTCCTCCGTCCACCCTACAGACGAGAAATTTGCAGATTCGCCGTCCACCAGCCCGCCTCCGCTTCCAATGGATGCCGCCATCGCGTTCACTTCCGCTCGGAACCCTAGCCCCAcgcgcttctcctcctccgcttcGCCTTCCTCGCGCCACCCCCAGCGCCTCTGCGTCTTCGGCCCATGGCGCGGTCGCGAGCGCCGGCTCCGCGCGCTCCGGCCCAAATCCCAGGTCCAGCCCCCCGGTGCTACGGCCGCCGACGCCTCCCACCACGACGTAGTGGTCGTGGGCGCCGGGATTGTGGGGCTCGCGATCGcgcgccacctgctcctccacACCCCGTTCTCCGTCGctgtcgccgacgccgccgtcccctgCTCAGGCGCCACTGGCGCAGGTACGCTTCCCTTCGCGCGCAAGTTGGCAAGTCAGTATTCGTGGACTTTGATGTGATACTCTTGGGTTTGGGGCTTTGGGTGTGGTTCGTCTTCGTCGTGCGCAGGGCAGGGATACATATGGATGTCGCACCGGAAGCCCGGCAGTGACATGTGGGAGCTGGCGATGCGGAGCAAGCAGCTGTGGGAGGAGCTCGCGGCCGAGGTTGAcggccagggcggcggcggtgcgcgggAGAGGCTGGGTTGGATGAGGACAGGTAGAATCATGCTGCTGCTGTTTTGCTGTTTTCGTCTTCCTATGATGGTGATTGATTGGTCTCTGCATAAATTGCCAATGTATCTAAACACTAGCAAACAGATCTAAGGAGTAGAATCTCTATGATATCAGTATATTACTATGCTTTGTTATGAATGGTACTGCTAGTGAAAGATTATTACCATCTCTTACTGTCTAGTGGATTTGATACCACTCCTGCTACTCTGTACCATTCTAAACTTGATTTGCTGACGGTCTGGTTTCTAAGATCATCCATACAGTACTTGAATTGACTGATATCCTTTGATTAGATGTCCTATCGTGGATTCGTGGATGTTACATTCCCTGTGCTGTATTATTTTGTTCCATTTCTCAGTCTCAGTCACAATTTCGAACATAAAGTAAAATGCTTCTATCAATTTTGTTAAGGAAGCTTGCTAGTTGGCAGAACTTCGGAAGAGCTGGCCACATTGCAGGAAAGGACCAATGCTCTGTCTCAGGCTGGCATACATGCGGAATTCTTGTCTGCATCTACACTACATTCGTTAGAACCGGCACTCAGTGTTGGGAAAGATGGTGGTGCTCTGTTCTTGCCTCAAGACTGTCAGATTGATGCGTTCCAGGCTGTCTCTTTGATTGAAAAGGTTTTTTCTTCAGAATTCTGATTTTGTTCTGAAACATGTGCTATCAACAGTGTCTCACTGATATTTCTTGGTTAATTTTTACTTATGTAAGACCAATAACTCATATTCCTCAGAAGGAAGGTATATGGAGCTCTATAATGATCCTGCCATGTCATTAATAAGGTATTCGGGCTTCTTTTCAGACAACCTTCATTCATTAATAGAAGAATACTTCCAGCTATTAGACTAGCTATCTATCTGTTAGGAACTCAGATGCTTTTCTGTTTTCTATGCCAAAGTTCTGCATCACTGATAAATGACAACTGATTTTTATTCTATGCAGATCGGAGGTTACTGGAGCAGTTGAAGCTGTCCAAACTTCCAGCAACATATTGTATGGCAGAAAAGCTATTGTAATTGCTTCTGGTGCCTGGACTCGATCTTTATTGCATAGTTTCCTAGAACCAGCTTTGACATTGGATATTCCTGTGAAGCCACGAAAGGTATATCTGAACCTTTTTGGATTGATATTTGATCTGAAATTTTTCCAGCCATGTACTATCGGTCATCATAATATGGAAAGTAGTATGGAGGACTTGGACTTTATGTTTTCTCGTCAGACTTGTTTTAATGTTTACCTGAGATGCAGCACAGCCAGTAATACTGCATTGGATTTGGGTTCTTGATTATTTGTTTTGACCTCGAAGTACTGCTAATTTCATTCAATTTGACTTTGAAACAATCATACCTGCGTTGTAAACAATAGTTACTTAACTTTTTTGCTTGAACTAAGGCAAGCGATTGACAGTCAAAAGGAGCCTGTGAAAATGCCATGCCCATGCTAGCTAACAATTGAACTATTTCAGATTCATCTGCTGGCCACAGTTTGACATTTGTGGTCTAATATATTTCTCAATTCGCATATGTTAGCCCTTGCTATGTGTAGCATTTCTGCAATTTTTGTGTTCACATGTTTCCATTTCAGGGTCATCTGCTTGTGGTGGAGAAATTCG harbors:
- the LOC117845432 gene encoding uncharacterized protein, with amino-acid sequence MCARSKRLVGASACKLREAVDSSVTTSSVHPTDEKFADSPSTSPPPLPMDAAIAFTSARNPSPTRFSSSASPSSRHPQRLCVFGPWRGRERRLRALRPKSQVQPPGATAADASHHDVVVVGAGIVGLAIARHLLLHTPFSVAVADAAVPCSGATGAGQGYIWMSHRKPGSDMWELAMRSKQLWEELAAEVDGQGGGGARERLGWMRTGSLLVGRTSEELATLQERTNALSQAGIHAEFLSASTLHSLEPALSVGKDGGALFLPQDCQIDAFQAVSLIEKTNNSYSSEGRYMELYNDPAMSLIRSEVTGAVEAVQTSSNILYGRKAIVIASGAWTRSLLHSFLEPALTLDIPVKPRKGHLLVVEKFDKVKLNHALMEVGYVDHQVAKSSSTHMASESSEDEHGALSISMTATLDTKGNLVLGSSREFKGFSREVDKSVVKCIWERAGEFFPAMKNVPLDIDQNTQIRIGHRPYMPDGKPVIGFIPDLPNVLIATGHEGNGLTLALGTAEMVSDMILGNPGKVDYSPFAIKHRFSG